A DNA window from Amphiprion ocellaris isolate individual 3 ecotype Okinawa chromosome 8, ASM2253959v1, whole genome shotgun sequence contains the following coding sequences:
- the LOC111582073 gene encoding E3 ubiquitin/ISG15 ligase TRIM25-like — MSLFKPEEQLVHELSCPICLQLYSDPVVLPCGHNYCRACICMTADTTDKSGILPRCPECREEYQGMDSLQRNFKLSSIVEGYRASAPQLDRQSETDSEEMVFCDHCIDEQSLAEKTCLKCEVSLCSRHLQKHQERESFREHTVVEPLNRLGMKCCAIHRRPLEYFCSTDMTLLCTTCFVEGHHHNHDVLTFCVAEEEMRRALENRSKVVSSRLQMTESLLQQTAEEQGASEAIGDKLVNKAVTVMDNMAALVDRYRDRLRTLLEEERGQRRKSWQLGVTVLEEQQQQLLEAQRRATEALSETDTCLFIHRFMLIEQRLREVVTGAVAAKIPSKAPLNTKRLQEGLKTQNFRSEMIRLLESLHILLNPLELTFNICTAHPSLLVSNDLHTVKYSSTKQPYVEHPERFTSAPQVLCSQGFSGGVHIWVVEVGANSMWSLGVCYKSILRRGDHSRLGHNSVSWRLQWKNSKLTVCQSSSNVVLRETTSHPIKIEIALDYEAGTLMFHSIKEHREHLHTFRAVFREPVYPAFSIHSNTPESWITLHSGM; from the exons ATGTCTTTGTTTAAGCCAGAGGAGCAGCTAGTACATGAGCTGAGCTGCCCGATCTGCCTTCAGCTCTACTCCGATCCAGTAGTGCTCCCCTGTGGCCACAACTACTGCCGAGCTTGTATCTGCATGACTGCTGACACCACAGACAAGAGTGGGATACTTCCACGGTGCCCAGAGTGTCGTGAGGAGTATCAGGGTATGGATTCCCTCCAGAGAAACTTCAAACTCTCCAGCATCGTTGAAGGTTACCGAGCTTCCGCACCACAGCTGGACAGGCAGTCGGAGACAGATTCAGAGGAGATGGTTTTCTGCGACCACTGCATAGATGAGCAGTCCCTGGCTGAGAAGACGTGCCTGAAGTGTGAGGTGTCGTTGTGCTCCAGGCACCTTCAGAAACACCAGGAGAGAGAGTCCTTCAGGGAGCACACTGTGGTGGAGCCACTGAATCGGCTGGGCATGAAGTGCTGTGCCATCCATCGGCGGCCACTTGAGTACTTTTGCTCCACTGACATGACCTTGCTGTGCACCACATGCTTTGTAGAAGGCCATCACCACAACCACGATGTTCTGACCTTCTGTGTGGCTGAAGAGGAGATGAGACGAGCGCTGGAGAATCGCAGTAAG GTGGTTTCCAGCCGACTGCAGATGACAGAGAGTCTATTAcagcagacagcagaggagCAGGGAGCTTCTGAAGCTATAGGGGACAAACTGGTCAACAAGGCTGTCACAGTCATGGACAATATGGCTGCACTAGTGGACAG gTACAGGGATCGTCTGCGTACGCtgttggaggaggagagagggcaACGCAGAAAAAGCTGGCAGCTTGGAGTGACTGTACTGgaagagcaacagcagcagctgctggaggCCCAGAGAAGGGCCACAGAGGCCCTCAGTGAGACAGACACATGCCTCTTTATACACAG GTTCATGCTGATTGAACAAAGGCTGAGAGAAGTGGTCACAGGCGCCGTGGCCGCCAAAATCCCCTCAAAGGCTCCACTCAACACCAAGCGTCTTCAGGAAGGCCTCAAAACCCAAAACTTCAGATCAGAAATGATCCGCCTCCTAGAGTCTCTTCACATCCTCCTTAACCCCCTAGAGCTCACATTCAACATCTGTACTGCCCACCCCAGCTTGTTGGTGTCCAATGACCTGCACACTGTCAAGTACAGCTCCACCAAGCAGCCATACGTGGAGCACCCAGAGCGCTTTACGAGTGCACCTCAGGTCCTGTGCAGCCAGGGTTTCTCAGGTGGTGTGCACATATGGGTGGTAGAAGTGGGGGCCAACAGCATGTGGTCCTTGGGTGTGTGCTACAAGAGCATCCTTCGCCGTGGCGACCATAGTCGTCTAGGTCACAACTCCGTGTCCTGGAGGTTGCAGTGGAAGAACAGCAAGCTGACAGTGTGCCAGTCCTCCAGTAATGTGGTCCTGAGGGAAACGACCAGTCATCCCATCAAGATTGAGATAGCGCTGGACTATGAAGCGGGGACGTTAATGTTCCACAGCATCAAAGAGCACAGGGAGCACCTCCACACCTTCAGGGCTGTGTTTAGGGAGCCGGTTTACCCAGCGTTCAGTATTCATTCAAACACACCAGAGTCCTGGATCACACTGCACAGTGGGATGTGA